Proteins from a genomic interval of Clostridium scatologenes:
- a CDS encoding D-alanyl-D-alanine carboxypeptidase family protein gives MLSVKNKFKYINILILIVFIVTLFVSIDVRALENSNDNGKENVTKDIYVDAGYAIALDSKSKVVLYEKKAYNLVPMASTTKIMTTLVAIKYGDLERKIEVSGKSVGIRGSKVGLKKGEKISLKELLYGLMLRSGNDAAIAIAEGVSGSVEEFVQLMNEYASEIGVLNTHFHSPHGLDYEDHYTTAYDLALITAKAKEIKLFNDIVSSKDVDGKTYNFTRSYHNINKILWELPDANGVKTGYTGKAGKCLVTSSKVQGNDVIVVVLNCRERWKETKKIYDYVNKNYQFKKMFSKGENAGSINLHKDILNLEYEDDIVIPLKNKVNYSVKIIKPEKINGVIKKGDKIGNVCIYANENIIYKSNLIASNNYKKSKIWNFIMK, from the coding sequence ATGTTGTCTGTGAAAAATAAATTTAAATATATTAATATATTAATCTTAATAGTATTCATAGTAACTTTATTTGTATCAATAGATGTTCGAGCTTTAGAAAATAGTAATGATAATGGTAAAGAGAATGTTACTAAAGATATATATGTAGATGCGGGGTATGCTATAGCGTTAGATAGTAAGTCTAAAGTGGTACTTTATGAAAAAAAAGCATATAATTTAGTTCCTATGGCAAGTACAACTAAAATAATGACTACATTGGTGGCTATAAAGTATGGTGATTTAGAAAGAAAAATAGAGGTGTCTGGAAAATCAGTCGGTATAAGAGGATCCAAAGTTGGGCTTAAAAAAGGAGAAAAGATATCATTAAAAGAGCTTTTATATGGTTTAATGCTTAGATCAGGAAATGATGCAGCTATAGCTATTGCAGAAGGTGTAAGTGGAAGTGTTGAGGAATTTGTACAGCTTATGAATGAATATGCAAGTGAAATAGGTGTTCTAAATACACATTTTCATTCGCCACATGGATTGGATTATGAAGATCATTACACAACAGCGTATGATTTAGCACTTATTACTGCAAAAGCTAAGGAAATTAAGCTTTTTAATGATATCGTAAGTTCTAAAGATGTGGATGGTAAAACATATAATTTTACAAGAAGTTATCATAATATAAATAAAATATTATGGGAATTGCCTGATGCTAATGGTGTAAAAACAGGATATACAGGTAAAGCGGGTAAATGTTTGGTAACTTCAAGCAAGGTGCAAGGAAATGATGTTATTGTTGTAGTTTTAAATTGTAGGGAAAGATGGAAGGAAACAAAGAAAATTTATGATTATGTTAATAAAAACTATCAATTTAAAAAAATGTTTTCTAAAGGAGAAAATGCTGGAAGTATAAATTTGCATAAGGATATTTTAAATCTGGAATATGAGGATGATATTGTTATTCCATTGAAAAATAAAGTTAATTATAGTGTTAAAATTATAAAACCAGAAAAGATAAATGGAGTTATTAAAAAAGGAGATAAGATAGGGAATGTTTGTATATATGCAAATGAAAATATAATTTATAAATCAAATCTTATTGCATCAAATAATTATAAGAAAAGTAAAATATGGAACTTTATCATGAAATAA
- a CDS encoding DUF2953 domain-containing protein, translating into MLIVFSIIILILLIPIPIIFKIKYVDKKLCMYIYNIELISKFKSYEKKDRNENKNKDKLNFYFEDIKLLLHLLNKSKFKPTLKFKFNLQYGLDDAAYTAICYGLFCALVPLLIKLLNYPFKIKKHSICIVPDLKKFILKLELNSIIFVNFAKVIYILYITYRIWRINKKIVLSKT; encoded by the coding sequence GTGCTAATAGTTTTTAGTATTATTATTTTAATATTGTTAATACCAATACCAATTATTTTTAAAATTAAATATGTAGATAAAAAATTATGTATGTACATATATAATATAGAGCTAATTTCAAAATTTAAATCTTATGAAAAAAAAGATAGAAATGAAAATAAAAACAAGGATAAATTAAACTTTTATTTTGAAGATATAAAATTACTTTTACACTTATTGAATAAAAGTAAATTCAAACCTACTTTAAAGTTTAAATTTAATCTTCAGTATGGCTTAGATGATGCTGCTTATACAGCTATATGCTATGGATTATTTTGTGCATTAGTTCCTTTATTAATAAAATTATTAAATTATCCTTTTAAAATAAAAAAACATTCTATTTGCATAGTACCTGACTTAAAAAAGTTTATCTTAAAACTAGAATTAAATAGTATAATTTTTGTTAATTTTGCTAAAGTTATTTATATACTGTATATAACATATAGAATCTGGAGAATAAATAAAAAAATAGTTCTTAGTAAAACTTAA
- the ytfJ gene encoding GerW family sporulation protein translates to MDNHPIENLMKSTMENIKDMIDVNTIVGDAVEAKDGTLIIPISKVSFGFASGGSEFDSKNTGGTGSPYPFGGGSGAGVTVKPVAFLVTKQDSVRLLSLNQQNTYDKIIDSIPQVMDFIKNITKEKNTENHSENHKKDSKQESKETSEEKQTEKNSNE, encoded by the coding sequence ATGGATAATCATCCTATAGAAAATTTAATGAAAAGCACTATGGAAAATATTAAAGATATGATAGACGTTAATACCATAGTAGGTGATGCTGTAGAAGCAAAAGATGGAACTTTGATAATTCCAATATCTAAAGTTTCCTTTGGTTTTGCTTCTGGAGGAAGTGAATTTGATAGTAAAAACACAGGTGGTACAGGATCTCCTTATCCTTTTGGTGGTGGTTCTGGTGCAGGTGTTACTGTAAAGCCTGTAGCTTTTCTAGTTACAAAACAAGATTCTGTAAGGCTTTTGTCCTTAAATCAACAAAATACTTACGATAAAATAATTGACTCAATTCCTCAAGTAATGGATTTTATCAAAAATATAACTAAAGAAAAAAATACAGAAAATCATTCAGAAAATCATAAAAAAGATTCAAAACAAGAATCCAAAGAAACATCTGAAGAAAAGCAGACTGAAAAAAATTCCAATGAATAA
- the scpB gene encoding SMC-Scp complex subunit ScpB produces the protein MKDININQMEIEEVSSKNIYFSIVESLLFVSGEPIDIKQISSIIECSIKFTKELMAEMIKRYEEESRGITIIKVNESYGLVTKSKNSDYVEKLLGTNSRQSLSQAALETLAIIAYKQPITRIDIDEIRGVKSDRALTTLVQKGLIKESGRLDVPGRPILYGTTEEFLKYFGLEDLNGIPNLDDLVGDNIDEEKIED, from the coding sequence ATGAAGGATATTAATATAAATCAAATGGAAATAGAAGAGGTATCATCTAAGAATATATACTTTTCTATAGTAGAATCTCTATTATTTGTATCAGGTGAACCAATAGATATAAAACAAATTTCTTCAATAATAGAGTGCAGTATAAAGTTTACAAAAGAATTAATGGCAGAAATGATAAAACGTTATGAAGAAGAATCGAGAGGAATAACAATAATAAAAGTAAATGAAAGCTATGGATTGGTAACTAAGTCTAAAAATAGTGATTATGTGGAAAAGCTTTTAGGTACAAATTCAAGGCAGTCATTGTCTCAAGCAGCGTTAGAAACTTTAGCTATTATTGCATATAAACAGCCAATAACAAGAATAGATATAGATGAAATAAGAGGAGTAAAAAGCGATAGGGCTTTAACGACCCTTGTACAAAAGGGGTTAATTAAAGAATCAGGAAGATTGGATGTTCCAGGTAGACCTATATTATATGGTACTACTGAAGAATTTTTAAAATATTTTGGTTTAGAAGACCTTAATGGTATACCAAATTTGGATGATTTAGTTGGTGATAATATAGATGAAGAAAAAATTGAGGATTAA
- a CDS encoding segregation/condensation protein A — translation MSLNIKIENFEGPFDLLLHLIKKNKMDIYDIKIYDITNQYLEYVKAMEEMDLEITSEFIVISATLIEIKSKMLLPKPKVDENAIDSDEKDPREELINKLVEYRKFKESAKFFKNREQGIGRMFSKKPEIIEEKSKSFDPKDFLKGVTMLHLFEIYSKLMSVYKNKINTENVINKEIPLDKFKIEDKIDYLKEIMINDKRMVFSNIVKQCSHKMEIVVTFLALLELMKLRVIKVVQENNFKEIYVERINNNEGY, via the coding sequence ATGTCTTTAAACATTAAAATAGAAAATTTTGAAGGACCTTTTGATTTATTGCTTCACTTAATAAAGAAAAATAAAATGGATATATATGATATTAAAATATATGATATAACTAATCAATATTTGGAGTATGTGAAAGCTATGGAAGAAATGGATCTTGAAATAACTTCGGAATTTATAGTAATATCAGCTACACTAATTGAAATAAAGTCAAAGATGCTTTTACCAAAACCTAAAGTTGATGAAAATGCAATAGATAGTGATGAAAAGGACCCTAGAGAAGAATTAATAAACAAGCTTGTTGAATATAGAAAGTTTAAGGAAAGTGCTAAGTTTTTTAAGAATAGAGAGCAAGGCATAGGAAGAATGTTCAGTAAAAAACCAGAAATAATAGAAGAGAAGAGTAAGAGCTTTGATCCAAAAGATTTTCTTAAAGGAGTAACTATGCTTCATTTATTTGAGATTTATAGCAAACTCATGAGTGTGTATAAAAATAAAATAAATACTGAAAATGTAATTAATAAAGAAATTCCATTGGACAAGTTTAAAATAGAAGATAAAATTGATTATTTAAAGGAAATTATGATAAATGATAAAAGAATGGTTTTTTCTAACATAGTTAAACAGTGTTCTCACAAGATGGAGATAGTAGTTACATTTCTTGCTTTGCTAGAGCTCATGAAATTGAGAGTTATAAAAGTAGTTCAGGAAAATAACTTTAAAGAAATTTATGTGGAAAGGATAAATAATAATGAAGGATATTAA
- a CDS encoding D-alanyl-D-alanine carboxypeptidase family protein translates to MKKKTLLSIILILSLVLGIFTRAVKAEPKANTKVEDNLMKVDAKSALLIEPLSDKIIYEKNCHEKLAPASVTKIMTMLLTMENVDSGKIKLSDKVTISENAKKMGGSSMLLDTGEVRTVEELIKGIGIASGNDAAVAMAEYLGGSEEGFVKLMNERAHKLGMKDTNFNNCTGLSSPGHVTTAYDIAIMSRELLKHPDILKYTGTYMETISEGRKSPIGLVNHNKLVRFFKGCDGLKTGFTDEAKYCISATATRDGVRMLAVIMGSPTYKVRNKDASMLMNYGFSKYENKKLMEKGKDVEKVNLNKKGDRFFIAKAQDDFSVVVERGKDAKAIKKVVIDKSKKEYKSNEIVGHCEVYVEGKLVGKVKLYSDRDVKKPGIIGNLKDNFVRILDRGV, encoded by the coding sequence ATGAAAAAGAAAACTTTATTAAGTATAATACTAATCTTATCTTTAGTTTTAGGTATTTTTACAAGAGCAGTCAAAGCTGAACCAAAAGCAAATACTAAGGTTGAAGATAATTTAATGAAAGTAGATGCTAAATCAGCATTACTTATTGAGCCTTTAAGTGACAAAATAATTTATGAAAAAAACTGTCATGAAAAATTAGCACCAGCTTCAGTTACAAAGATTATGACTATGCTCTTAACAATGGAAAATGTGGATTCAGGTAAAATAAAATTATCTGATAAGGTTACTATAAGTGAAAACGCAAAAAAGATGGGTGGAAGTTCTATGCTTCTCGATACAGGAGAAGTAAGAACTGTAGAAGAATTAATAAAAGGAATAGGTATAGCATCTGGTAATGATGCAGCTGTTGCTATGGCAGAATATTTAGGTGGTAGTGAGGAAGGCTTTGTTAAACTCATGAATGAAAGAGCTCATAAGCTTGGAATGAAAGATACTAATTTTAACAACTGTACAGGATTGAGTTCACCAGGACATGTTACTACAGCTTATGATATAGCTATTATGTCAAGAGAGTTGTTAAAACACCCAGATATATTAAAATATACAGGTACATATATGGAAACTATATCTGAGGGAAGAAAAAGTCCTATAGGTTTAGTAAATCATAACAAGCTTGTGAGGTTTTTTAAAGGCTGTGATGGTTTAAAAACTGGATTTACGGATGAAGCTAAATATTGTATATCTGCAACTGCTACAAGAGATGGAGTGAGAATGCTAGCTGTAATAATGGGATCTCCTACATATAAAGTAAGAAATAAAGATGCAAGTATGCTTATGAATTATGGATTTTCAAAGTATGAAAATAAAAAACTTATGGAAAAAGGAAAAGATGTTGAAAAAGTAAATTTAAATAAAAAGGGAGATAGATTTTTTATAGCAAAAGCACAAGATGATTTTAGTGTAGTTGTAGAAAGAGGAAAAGATGCCAAGGCAATCAAAAAAGTAGTTATAGATAAATCCAAAAAAGAATATAAATCTAATGAAATAGTGGGACATTGTGAAGTATATGTAGAAGGTAAGTTAGTAGGAAAAGTTAAGCTTTACAGTGATCGAGATGTAAAAAAACCAGGAATTATTGGAAACTTAAAGGATAATTTTGTAAGAATATTAGATAGGGGAGTATAA
- the spoIIM gene encoding stage II sporulation protein M, which produces MSENKVLGLLNKHVQSNFWLYIISLLCICTGIVLGMYSVRYMGSFDKTDLLSYIKNFNAAINSGNISYKSIFSETLKSNVPILLAMWFLGLTMIGIPIILIIDIMKGFTIGFTISFMVNGMGMKGMMFSLLGVLPQNIIYIPCFILASVIAMDFSMAILKDKSNRQWTSNIWVMVTSYSLSFLLVAAVMFVGFLMETYATPNIVKFVIASVGSIII; this is translated from the coding sequence ATGTCAGAAAACAAAGTATTAGGACTTTTAAACAAGCATGTACAAAGTAATTTTTGGCTGTATATTATAAGTCTTCTATGTATATGTACAGGCATAGTACTAGGAATGTACAGTGTAAGGTACATGGGAAGTTTTGATAAAACAGATCTTCTAAGCTACATTAAAAATTTTAATGCAGCCATTAATTCAGGAAATATAAGTTATAAATCTATATTCTCAGAAACATTAAAAAGTAATGTTCCTATCTTACTGGCAATGTGGTTTCTTGGTCTTACTATGATAGGAATTCCTATCATTTTAATTATAGACATTATGAAGGGGTTTACTATTGGATTTACTATAAGTTTTATGGTAAATGGAATGGGAATGAAAGGGATGATGTTTTCACTTCTTGGAGTATTGCCACAAAATATAATATATATTCCATGCTTTATATTGGCTTCAGTAATTGCTATGGATTTTTCTATGGCAATACTAAAAGATAAATCTAATAGACAATGGACATCTAATATTTGGGTTATGGTTACATCATATTCTTTATCATTTTTGTTAGTAGCTGCAGTTATGTTTGTAGGTTTTCTCATGGAAACATATGCAACTCCTAATATAGTTAAATTTGTTATAGCAAGTGTTGGGAGCATTATAATATGA
- a CDS encoding NUDIX hydrolase yields the protein MQFEEKTLLSENIYKGKIIEVNLKTVELPNGKEGKREIVNHPGGVAILAYKDKETILLVEQFRKPLERSLLELPAGKIEKGEEPKICGIRELEEETGYKANKFNYLGKIVTSPGFCDEYIYLYKAEDLYKGNTGLQDEDEFINVKELKIDIIKEMIRKGEIIDAKTISAFMME from the coding sequence GTGCAGTTTGAAGAAAAAACTTTACTCAGTGAAAATATATATAAAGGTAAAATTATTGAAGTTAATTTGAAAACCGTTGAACTTCCTAATGGAAAAGAAGGAAAAAGAGAAATAGTAAATCATCCTGGTGGAGTGGCTATACTTGCATATAAAGATAAAGAAACTATACTTTTAGTAGAGCAGTTTAGAAAACCTTTAGAAAGAAGCTTATTGGAGCTGCCAGCAGGGAAAATTGAAAAAGGTGAAGAACCAAAAATTTGTGGTATACGAGAGCTTGAAGAAGAAACAGGGTACAAGGCAAATAAATTTAATTATTTAGGAAAAATAGTTACAAGTCCTGGATTTTGTGATGAATATATATATCTATATAAGGCAGAAGATTTATATAAAGGAAATACAGGTTTACAGGATGAAGATGAATTTATAAATGTAAAGGAATTAAAAATAGATATTATAAAAGAAATGATCAGAAAAGGTGAAATAATAGATGCTAAAACTATAAGTGCTTTTATGATGGAGTAA
- the arcC gene encoding carbamate kinase, translating to MRIVVALGGNALQAEGKPATAESQLEVVNETVKYLADMIEKGHELIIAHGNGPQVGRLVIQNEYASKVTPAMPFDVCGAMSQGMIGYHIQQALKDELKRRNIDKPVSSIITQVVVDKNDKGFEKPTKPIGPFYSEEEAKNLEKEKGYIMVEDAGRGYRRVVASPQPEKIVELNTVKTLVNEGQVVITVGGGGIPVIEDEKGFLHGVAAVIDKDFASEKLAEDLDADMLLILTAVDRVAINFGKSNQKNLPVMSIKDAEKYIDEGQFAPGSMLPKVKAAIKFAASKKGRKTLIASLTRAKDALVGNSGTIVEQ from the coding sequence ATGAGAATTGTAGTAGCTTTAGGCGGAAATGCATTGCAAGCTGAAGGAAAACCAGCAACTGCAGAATCACAATTAGAAGTCGTTAATGAAACAGTTAAATATTTGGCAGACATGATTGAAAAAGGTCATGAGCTAATTATAGCACATGGTAATGGCCCTCAAGTAGGTAGACTTGTTATCCAAAATGAATATGCTAGTAAAGTAACACCAGCTATGCCTTTTGATGTTTGTGGTGCTATGAGTCAAGGAATGATTGGATATCACATTCAACAAGCTTTAAAAGATGAATTAAAGAGAAGAAATATAGATAAGCCAGTATCTTCAATAATTACGCAAGTTGTTGTTGATAAGAATGATAAAGGTTTCGAAAAACCAACTAAACCAATTGGACCTTTTTATAGTGAAGAAGAAGCTAAAAATTTGGAAAAAGAAAAAGGATACATAATGGTAGAAGATGCAGGTAGGGGATATAGAAGAGTTGTTGCATCTCCTCAACCTGAAAAAATAGTTGAACTCAATACTGTAAAAACATTAGTAAATGAAGGACAAGTAGTTATAACTGTCGGAGGTGGTGGTATTCCTGTAATAGAAGACGAAAAAGGTTTTCTTCATGGAGTAGCAGCAGTTATCGATAAAGATTTTGCTTCTGAGAAGCTTGCTGAAGATTTAGATGCCGATATGTTATTAATTTTAACAGCAGTAGATAGAGTAGCTATAAACTTTGGAAAATCAAATCAAAAGAATCTTCCAGTTATGAGCATAAAAGATGCTGAAAAGTATATAGATGAAGGACAATTTGCTCCAGGAAGTATGCTTCCTAAAGTAAAAGCCGCAATTAAGTTTGCAGCATCTAAAAAAGGAAGAAAAACTTTAATTGCATCTTTAACTAGAGCAAAAGATGCGCTAGTTGGAAATAGTGGAACAATAGTAGAACAATAG
- the argF gene encoding ornithine carbamoyltransferase produces the protein MAFNLRNRNFLTLMDFTPKEIQYMINLAKDLKRAKYTGTEKQTLKGKNIVLLFEKDSTRTRCSFEVGALDQGAHVTYLGPTGSQMGKKESIADTARVLGRMYDGIEYRGFDQSVVDTLAKYAGVPVWNGLTTQDHPTQILADFLTIEEHIDKPLNKIVFAYAGDGRNNMANALMIGAAKMGMDFRIVAPKELFPEEDLVKKCKEVAKETGAKITLTDSVAEGVKNADVLYTDVWVSMGEAAEVWEKRINLLKPYQVNMEMVKLTGNDKVIFEHCLPAFHDLNTKVGKEVYEKFGLKELEVSDEVFEGKHSVVFDEAENRMHTIKAVMVATLGK, from the coding sequence ATGGCATTTAATTTAAGAAACAGAAATTTTTTAACATTGATGGATTTCACACCAAAGGAAATTCAATATATGATCAATTTAGCAAAAGACTTAAAAAGAGCTAAGTATACAGGAACAGAAAAACAAACATTAAAAGGAAAAAACATAGTTTTACTATTTGAAAAAGATTCTACTAGAACAAGATGTTCATTTGAAGTAGGAGCATTAGATCAGGGAGCTCATGTTACATATTTAGGACCAACAGGAAGTCAAATGGGTAAAAAAGAATCTATAGCTGATACAGCAAGAGTACTTGGAAGAATGTATGATGGTATCGAATATAGAGGATTTGATCAATCAGTAGTAGATACATTAGCAAAATATGCTGGAGTACCAGTATGGAATGGTTTAACAACACAAGATCACCCAACACAAATATTAGCAGACTTCTTAACAATAGAAGAACATATAGACAAGCCATTAAATAAAATAGTATTTGCGTATGCAGGAGACGGAAGAAACAACATGGCAAATGCGTTAATGATAGGTGCAGCAAAAATGGGAATGGATTTCAGAATAGTAGCACCAAAAGAATTATTCCCAGAAGAAGATCTAGTTAAGAAATGCAAAGAAGTTGCAAAAGAAACTGGAGCAAAAATAACTCTTACAGATAGTGTAGCAGAAGGAGTTAAGAATGCAGATGTTCTATATACTGATGTTTGGGTATCTATGGGAGAAGCAGCAGAAGTATGGGAAAAGAGAATAAACTTATTGAAACCATATCAAGTAAACATGGAAATGGTTAAGTTAACAGGAAATGATAAAGTAATATTTGAACATTGTCTTCCAGCATTCCATGATTTAAATACTAAAGTTGGAAAAGAAGTTTATGAAAAATTCGGATTAAAAGAATTAGAAGTTTCAGATGAAGTATTTGAAGGTAAACATTCAGTAGTATTTGATGAAGCTGAAAACAGAATGCACACTATAAAAGCTGTTATGGTTGCAACACTAGGAAAATAA
- a CDS encoding methyl-accepting chemotaxis protein: MIKIAFAFILILVVSNLIFACKIYEFSKQNKSGDLNFEKKSSNSKKIDDCIILFLKFINDIIQYSEYLLLSMKDISKQSTALTDNSELHITNLRKTKTQLEDMHDKLSNNLKISEEIKGTFGIVNDSVIEKQQQIIHSINEYKVVKENMKLSKKSIDDLVSYTVEVQGTINNINTISKQINMLALNASIEASRAGEYGKGFSVVADEIKKLSNETNEATNDIFRVLNNINKSAITTQTDVTKTISILDSQSSMLQKTVNSIDEIVQIVTNTLSNVETLTNKNVQSNNTCSNVNSTASLVLKSIGNDMSTIKQIDDSLRNENKCVEKLVSSTSEFKYLSKNLFNLLEEDENTIIAVTEEYPPFVIESKDINNQGIDIDIIREICNRKAINFKLFFAPFDLSLELVKDGSAHIISTLSYTEERSKFINFTNPYRDENRFILITNNDNPKTFNCYDDIKKCRVGIISMYTYPCNFLNDKDIIKDKNYKLDTLFYKLSKNQIDVILLNEYIGKYYINLNKIQDKVNISKYILEAHENFDARLGFSKKKNTENLTQIFNEGLKDLSKEGILKKIESKYINFI, from the coding sequence ATGATTAAAATAGCATTCGCATTTATCTTGATATTAGTGGTAAGTAATTTAATATTTGCATGTAAAATTTATGAATTTTCAAAACAAAACAAATCTGGAGACCTAAATTTTGAAAAAAAAAGTTCAAACTCTAAAAAAATCGATGATTGTATTATATTATTCCTTAAATTTATAAATGATATAATACAGTACAGCGAATACCTATTATTAAGTATGAAAGATATAAGCAAACAAAGTACTGCATTAACAGATAACTCTGAATTGCACATTACTAATTTAAGAAAAACTAAAACTCAACTTGAAGACATGCATGACAAATTAAGTAATAATTTAAAAATATCTGAGGAGATTAAAGGTACATTTGGAATAGTAAATGATAGTGTTATAGAAAAACAACAACAGATTATCCATAGTATAAATGAATATAAAGTTGTTAAAGAAAATATGAAATTATCTAAAAAATCAATAGATGATTTAGTAAGCTATACTGTAGAAGTTCAAGGTACTATAAATAATATAAATACAATTTCTAAACAAATAAATATGTTAGCACTTAATGCATCTATAGAAGCTTCTAGAGCAGGAGAGTATGGAAAAGGCTTTTCAGTTGTAGCTGATGAAATCAAAAAACTTTCTAATGAAACTAATGAAGCTACTAATGATATATTTAGAGTATTAAATAATATTAACAAAAGTGCCATAACAACTCAAACTGATGTTACAAAAACAATAAGTATATTAGACTCTCAATCTTCAATGCTACAGAAAACAGTAAATTCAATTGATGAAATAGTTCAAATAGTTACAAACACATTATCTAATGTTGAAACATTGACAAATAAAAATGTTCAGTCAAATAATACATGTTCAAACGTAAATTCTACAGCATCTCTAGTTTTAAAATCCATTGGAAACGATATGAGTACAATTAAACAAATAGATGATTCTCTAAGAAATGAAAATAAGTGTGTTGAGAAATTAGTTAGTAGTACTAGTGAGTTTAAATATTTAAGTAAAAATTTGTTTAATCTTTTAGAAGAAGATGAGAATACAATAATAGCAGTAACTGAAGAATATCCTCCATTTGTTATTGAGAGTAAAGACATTAATAATCAAGGTATAGACATTGATATAATAAGAGAAATTTGTAATAGAAAAGCTATTAATTTCAAGCTATTTTTTGCACCCTTTGACTTATCTCTTGAATTAGTAAAGGATGGATCAGCTCACATAATTTCAACTTTGTCTTATACTGAAGAACGAAGTAAATTTATAAACTTTACAAATCCATATAGGGATGAAAATAGATTTATACTTATCACAAATAATGATAATCCAAAAACATTCAATTGTTACGATGATATAAAAAAATGTAGAGTAGGTATTATTAGTATGTATACTTATCCATGTAATTTCTTAAATGATAAAGATATTATTAAAGATAAAAACTATAAACTTGATACTTTATTTTATAAACTTTCAAAAAATCAAATTGATGTTATATTATTAAACGAATACATAGGTAAATATTATATAAACTTAAATAAAATCCAAGATAAGGTTAATATTTCTAAATATATTTTAGAAGCTCATGAAAACTTTGACGCAAGACTAGGATTCTCAAAAAAGAAAAATACCGAAAATTTGACACAAATATTTAATGAAGGATTAAAAGATCTATCTAAGGAAGGTATTCTGAAAAAAATTGAAAGTAAATATATAAACTTTATTTAA
- a CDS encoding TrmB family transcriptional regulator yields MKERESNVINELTKLGLNKYEAKVYVTLLETPEITAYEIGKRSGVPQSKIYDTVNKLASKCMLILSGSDPVKYVPIPLEEFLNRYKKETEHSIKYLKENMSNINNNKYLDYMWHLQGENQCNDKIRYMIGNAKKSIYLDVWANNYKLLYDDLVKANERGVKIVCVVYGTIEKEIGKVYYHEMYGMEEDADANGRWLCLVTDDSESLFSIFKDEDSSAVWTQNKSFMLSTECFITHDIFISEIYLKYKDSLDKEFGFNLEKIRKKLPIG; encoded by the coding sequence ATGAAAGAGAGAGAGTCTAATGTAATTAATGAACTTACTAAATTAGGATTGAATAAATATGAAGCTAAAGTTTATGTGACATTGTTAGAAACTCCTGAAATTACTGCTTATGAAATAGGGAAAAGATCAGGAGTTCCACAATCTAAAATATATGATACAGTTAATAAACTAGCTAGTAAATGTATGTTGATATTAAGTGGATCTGATCCGGTAAAATATGTTCCTATTCCGTTGGAAGAATTCTTAAATAGATATAAAAAGGAAACTGAACACTCTATTAAGTATTTAAAAGAAAACATGAGTAATATAAATAATAATAAATATCTTGATTATATGTGGCATCTTCAAGGAGAAAATCAATGTAATGATAAGATAAGATATATGATTGGAAATGCTAAAAAAAGCATTTACTTAGATGTTTGGGCAAATAATTATAAATTATTGTATGATGATTTGGTAAAAGCTAACGAAAGAGGAGTAAAGATAGTTTGTGTTGTATATGGAACTATAGAAAAAGAAATAGGAAAAGTATACTATCACGAAATGTATGGTATGGAAGAAGATGCTGATGCTAATGGAAGATGGTTATGTTTAGTAACAGATGATTCTGAAAGTTTATTTTCAATATTTAAGGATGAAGATAGTAGTGCTGTATGGACACAAAATAAATCATTTATGCTTTCTACTGAGTGTTTTATAACTCATGATATATTTATATCAGAAATATATTTGAAGTATAAGGATTCATTAGATAAGGAATTTGGATTTAATTTAGAAAAAATAAGAAAAAAATTGCCTATAGGATAA